Part of the Hydrogenimonas thermophila genome, AAGAAGTTTCAGTGCTTCCCGTGACTTAGAGCATCTGGGATTATGCCAGATAATGACATTATCGGTTGCCATAAACGATCCTTTTATGATAAAGTTTTAAGTATGAACAGAAATGAAGAGAAACCTATTATTGAACTTCTTCCACCACTAAATAAACGTTGTGAAATGATAGTACGAATTTTTCGTATATCATTTACACTCATACCGATTATCATAGGCATATGGGCTTGGCTAAAATTTGGCTGGCTCTATGGACTATTTTTTTGGATAGTCGGTGTTTTTGCCGGAATTATCATCTTAAGCAAACTAAAAATTGCCTATATACCTCTTAATCAGCACGAGTTATCTCACTCTGCCACAGCCATACTTAAATGGTATGTGGCAAAAAGATTTTGCTGAACTTAGTGAAGTTCAGCGTTTAGTTTAACCTCTCTTCTACTTCGCATAGCGATAATTTGTCCAGTCATACTGTTTTGTCTAAAATGTATTCCATTCTTGCCTGCAAGCTCAACACCTTTAAAGATGTTTTCATCTTCTACAGCAACATCCCAAGATGGGTTAACCTCTTTAATTTTTTCAAGTTCAGCTTTGCTTATAACTACTTTAGTTCCTTCTAAGATTGCAATACCAGCATCTACAATACAACCATCACCAAGAGGAATACCTGTTACACTGTTTGCACCAAGAAGTACGTTTTCTCCAATTGTTACAGGGTTTCCGTTTGTACCGCTAAGTACTCCAAGAATAGAAGCACCACCACCAACATCTGAACCAGGTCCAACAATTGCAGAACTTGAAATTCGTCCTTCAACCATAACAGCACCAGTTGTTCCTGCATTGAAGTTGATGTAGCTTGCACCAGGCATTACTGTTGTACCAGGGTGTAGTTGCGCTCCCATACGTACTTTTGCACTATCTAAGATACGTGTATTGTCTGCTGGAATGATGTGTTGTAGGTAGCGTGGGAACTTGTCAACACTCTCAATTTCAGGGTAAGCACCATTAAGCTTAAGTTCAATCTCATTTTCTCTCAACCAATCAAGCTCAAATGGCTCATTTCCAAACCAAGCAACATTTTGTAAAATACCAAATGCACCATTTAGGTTAACACTTCTAAGTGCCGCTTTACCAAGTGAAAGTGCATAAAGCTTAATGTAAACTGCTTCAACACTCTGAGGTGCAGCATCTTCAAACAAAAAGACAACACGGAAGTTATCATCAAGCTCTTCACAATCAGCAATACGAGCTAACTCTTTAATTACCTGAACATTCTTATGAGCATCGCCTTCAGCTTCAGCAAGGTATGGGTTAAATGCAGCAACAGCATTAACAATCATTGCATCGCTTACATCAAACACTTGCTCGCTTGCTGTAAAGTCAACTTTTTCGCCGCTATCTTGTAAAGCTGCTATTAAAACTGCAGCAGAACCAAAGTTTTCATTCCAGTTAATAAGAGGAAAAACTGCCTGTAAAATCTTATCTCGATTTTTTTGACCACGATCTACACGACAAATACCAAATGCAACCGGCTTTCGATAACCATCTTGCGCCTCTACTTTTTCTATAAAACTCTTAAATGCTTCTTTTGTTTCAATTTTTTCAATTGCCATTTTAACTCCTGTAAAATTTGTGAAATTATACTTAAAGTTCCCTGATTATGTATTAAATCTTTCCTATAATTCTCTTTATTGTATACATATTTCTCTTTTAGTATGATGTAGAAGTAAATGCACATAAACATTTACAAAGTTAGTATTATATACAATTGTAAATGTACATAAACATTTACAAAGGCGTAAATATGATAGATACTCTATATAAATATCAAGATAGATTGCTAAAAAATTTTAATATTACTTACAAGAGATATATTTTTAAAGAGATTGACCAATTTAGCGATAATAACGATAAAATGGTTGCGATTTTTGGAGCAAGAGGGGTTGGTAAAACTACAACTTTGTTTCAATACCTGCTTGAACTTCAAAAGAAAAATAAAAAAGCCCTATATATTTCGCTTGATTATCCGTTTTTAAGTGGTGTTGATTTGATTGATCTTGTCGAAGAATTTGTTGAATATGGCGGAGAGTATCTGCTTTTAGATGAAGTACATAGATATAACAATTTTAGCTCTTATCTAAAGACTATTTATGATCTATTTAACATAAAAGTTCTCTATACAAGTAGCAGTGCAACCTCACTTCTAAATGCAAAAAGTGATTTAAGCAGAAGAGTTACGCTATACAATTTAGCTGGTTTCTCTTTTAGAGAGTTCTTAGAGTTAAAGCTTAATTTAAAGTTAGAAACTGCTAAATTGAATGAAATATTAACAAATCATTTAGAGTTGTCAAAAGAGATTTTAACAATAGCTCCTGATGTCATAAAAGAGTTTAAAGAGTATCTTGAGATTGGTTATTACCCTTTTTATTTCGATAAGCAAAGCTCATACTATCAAAATCTTTTGAACACAATTAATCTTACTATTGATATAGACTTAACTTCATTGGGACTGATCGAGCAAAAATATACCTTTAAGCTCAAAAAGCTTCTTGAAGTTATTTGCGAGAGTAAACCATTTGAAGTAAATTATTCAAAAATAGCAACTATGGCAGAAATTAGTCGAGTTAAACTCTATGACTATATATCATACTTAAATGATGGACAGATGCTACTTTTAATAGATGAGTTTTCAAAAGGGGTTAAAAAGATCAATAAACCTGCAAAAATCTACCTCAACAATACTAATTTGCTTTTTGCTTATTGTGAAAATGCTGAGATTGGAACCATAAGAGAGACATTTTTTGCAAATCAAGTATCTCAAAATCATAAACTAAATATTCAAAAACAAGGTGATTTCATAATCGATGGTAAATATATTGTAGAAATTGGCGGTAAAAATAAAAGTTTCAAACAGATAAAAGATATAAAAAACAGTTTTGTAGTAGCAGATGATATTAAAATAGGTTCTGACAATAAAATACCTCTTTGGCTATTTGGCTTTTTGTATTAAATTGAGTTCGCCAACAATCCCAGCACTGTTGTCCGATCTGTTGTATCGATGCGTCGGCAAGCCCCTTTGAAGGCTGCTTCTTCTCCAATGATAATGCACATCTTTTTGGCTCGTGTTACAGCAGTATATAGAAGTTTTGTGTTATGCATAATGTAGTGGCTGAAACTTATAGGTATGATGACTGTATCATACTCCATTCCCTGGGTTTTGTGGATTGTCAGGGCGTAAGCAAGCTGTAAATAGTCTGATATTAGATCAAATCCATACCTAACAACTATTTGTTCGTTTGGGTAATATACAAAGCACTCCTCTTCCTCTTTGTCTATTTTAAAAATCAATCCAATCATTCCGTTAAAGATTCGGCTCTCTGTTGCGTCATCTCCATTTTTAAAGCCTTCTGGTGTGTAAGATGGCATATTCTCATTTTTTATATGCACTACTTTGTCATAAAGTCCATAACTGTAAAGTCCCCGTTTAATGGCATATTTTGCATTTGGATTGAAGAGTTTTTGCAGTTGCTGATTCATATTTTCAACACCTAGCAGACCTCCACGCATCGGAGTAATCACTTGCAAATGGGTTAAATACCCTTTAATATCTTTAGACTTCAACTTCTCTCGTGCTTCAAGAATATAAGAAACCGACTCACTCTTGATAGCTTCTAAAATTTGCTGATTTATACTCTCTCGAAGCTCTCTTCTTTCATCTTCTGACATTCCATTACGTATGGCATAATAGTTAGCAATACTCTTATCTATAAATTTAAAGTCTAAATACTCTTTTTGGTATTCTGGAAGTTCAGCTCGTCTTATCGAATCAGCAATTAGTGTTATAGCCTGCTCTTCACTTTGACGGTAGATTTTAGTCAGTTTAATAACTGGAATAAGTTCATATTTAATAATATCAGAAAGAACATTGCCTGCTCCAATAGGCGGTAACTGACCATCATCACCGATAATAAGAAATATTGCATCATCTTTGAGTTTGGAAATAAGCTGGTAAAATATTTGCGAATTTACCATAGATGCTTCATCTAGCAGTACAACATCATATGGAAACTCATCTTGCTCTTTGTGTGCCACAAGAAGACTCTGGATTGTCATAGATTTGTAGCCAGTTGTATCGTGTATGCGTTGTGAAGCTATTCCGCTAAGAGCAGTGGCAATAATAGCGTCATAACCAAAACTCTCTTCAAGAAGCTTTAGCATCATCTTTGCACTTGTACTCTTTCCTGTTCCTGCGTAACCTACAAGTGCCATAACTTTTACACCACTGTTTAGAAGTTTTACCGCTTCACGCTGCTCTTCTCCTAGAGTAAAACCTATGTTTTCTTCTTGCTCTTGTATAAATTTGTCTATATCTTGCTTTAATTTTCCATCTCTTTTTTTAAGCTTTTCCTTGAAAAACTCAAAGATTCCTCTCTCTGCTTTATAGTAAAAGGTATGTGCCAAATATCCATCTATTACATATAACACTTCACGTTCAATTAGTTTGTTAATAACATCTTCAATTAAAAGAGTTTCACCATCTAAACCAAGCTCGTCTTCTAACTTTTCTATAAACTCTTTTTTATCTGTTGCGCTAGAGCCTTGCTGTTCGCTGATTTCACGTAAAAGGTAGTTAATCGCTGCTTCTATACGAAATGGAGATTTTGGATCTATTCCCATCGATTGTGCCATCTCATCGGCACGTTTAAACCCTACACCTTTAACTTGCGTAATGATGTAAGGATTCTCTTTTATTGCTTCAATTAAATTATCTTTACCTATAAATGTTTGATATATTTCAACTATTATGGATTGACCTATTTTATAAGGAGCCAAAAACATTGCCAGCTCACGCATCTCTTTATACCGCTGCCAGCTCTGGGTAATTTGAGAAAGCTTTTTCTCTTTTATCCCTTTGAACTCCAACAGTTTTTGCGGCTCTTCATCTAAAATACGTAATAGTTCCTCTTCGCCATAATGAGATATAAGACGCTTAACCAGTTTTTGTCCTACCCCTTTGACCACTTTTGTAAGATAGAAGTAGAGTTCACTCCCTTTTATTTGCAATTCATCAAAAACAAATTGAGGACCAAACCTTGGGTGTTCTCCCCATTCACCCTCTAGTTCAACCTCTTGACCTTCCAAAGCATCAATATCTGAAATGAGGCAACTGCCTGAAATTTTGGCACCACCCTCTAACTTTGCAATTAAAAAGCCCTCTTTTTGAAAAAGTATCTGATCAATCTTTCCGCTTAGTTTCACAATTTGTACACTCTACTTTTCTAGACTTATACATCTCAAAATTTTATTCTTCAGTATCTGTTTTATTTATGATGAGCATAGCTAATCAATCAAAATACTTTTAAGATTATCCATAGGAACAATTACTGATTTTGCCCCATTTTCTGACAACATAGTAACTTTATCAGTAAAATTTGTAGCTCTTTCTATTGCCCCTCCAATCATGACTTTCTCTCTTTTGTTATATAAGCTTGATTTTTATGATTTCTCTCTTTAAATTTTAACTCCAATAGACCATCTTTTACCATTTGCGATAAGTAATGATTTCTAAGTGATGAAACATCTCGATTTAATAATGTTGCAACCTCTGTAGCTGTTAAATATCTATTTGTGCAAACTTCTAATATTGCCTTTACAACACTATCTTTTGGTGCTTTTTTACTATTTCTTACTTTTTTAACAATTTCTAAATGTTGTAAGCTCTCATCCAAATGTTGTAAGCTATTTTCTATTTGTTGCAACATTTCATTTTTTTGTTGTAAGTTAAACTCATCATTTAAACTATATGTTGTACCTCTACCAATACCATCAGAAATAAGCAATCCATTCTCTACTAATTTTCTTAAAATTTTTGTAGCATCAGCTGGGTGCAAAGCAACCACAGATGAAAGTCTTGCATTTGTTACATTTTTTTCAACATAGGCAAGTATTAAAGCGAGTCTTGCATCTTTGTCAAGAGTATTGTAACTATCTTGATATTTTTGACTAAGTTGCATTTGAATATCTTCAGGAAAAAGACTAATAGTTGGCATAAAAAGAGTTGTTGTTTCATAAAGCATATCTTCTTGGACATCTGGATATTGCCAATGTTGTTCCATCCAAGCTCTAAGAATCTTTGGATAACCAGATCCTGCTTGTTCTCCCATACCAATATATTGAAACATTTTTTGCAATACTCTATTTCTACAATCACTCTTACCACCTTTAAAAAGATCATCTTTTGAGATCCTAAGCAATCCTGGATTTCTAAAACTAAATCCTTTTGGATGTTTGATGATTAGTATTCCAAGTCTTCCATTGTAGTTTGCATGAATTAAAGTATTTACAAGAGCTTCACGAATAGCCTCATGAATATGAGTCTCATCTACTCTTTGAAAAGCATCCTTTAATTTAAATGGAATTTTAAGATCTGCAATCAGTTTTCGATAAACTTTTTGTGCAAAATCAAATAGATTTCCAGACCAATTCCCATCAGTAGTAATTCTATCTATCCACCTATCTTCAGGATTATCTGTCTGCTCTTGATAATCGACAATATAGTTTGGAACAGCATCTAAAATAGATCGTAATTTACCAAACATTAAAAGACCAGCAAGTGTTAGTCCTTCCTCTTTTGTTTTTCTATCTTTTGCATATCCACCAATCTGGATCAAAAACTCTTTATCTTCAAGTGCTACCCAAGGATGATTTCCTTTAGCACTTTTGTAAAGATTTCTATAAGCCCTAAAACTATCCATATCTATATCATCTAAGCAAAACCCACTCAAAATTGCAGTATCATTTGAATCATTTACTGCATCTGCTAACATATGACGAACTATCTCATCTTTTGCTTTAATATCAGAGTCATGGTATCTTAAATATGTTCCAGTTAAAGGATTTGTTCCTAAAAATATAGGTTTTTGTTTTCGCGAGGCTTGAGGAATTTTGATTAGTAGTAAGTTTTTATTTTCACAAACAAGCACTTCTACATCAGTAGAAGATAAAATATTAAGATTTACTTTTTGAGTATTGTTTATTGTAGTCCAAAACTCTTTTTGAATTTTACCAATCTCCTTTATACCTAAAAACTCTAAACTGCCATCTTTTAATTCTTTAGCCCCCAATAAAATAAGTCCACCCTCACTATTTGCCATAGCAGAG contains:
- a CDS encoding tetrahydrodipicolinate N-succinyltransferase N-terminal domain-containing protein: MAIEKIETKEAFKSFIEKVEAQDGYRKPVAFGICRVDRGQKNRDKILQAVFPLINWNENFGSAAVLIAALQDSGEKVDFTASEQVFDVSDAMIVNAVAAFNPYLAEAEGDAHKNVQVIKELARIADCEELDDNFRVVFLFEDAAPQSVEAVYIKLYALSLGKAALRSVNLNGAFGILQNVAWFGNEPFELDWLRENEIELKLNGAYPEIESVDKFPRYLQHIIPADNTRILDSAKVRMGAQLHPGTTVMPGASYINFNAGTTGAVMVEGRISSSAIVGPGSDVGGGASILGVLSGTNGNPVTIGENVLLGANSVTGIPLGDGCIVDAGIAILEGTKVVISKAELEKIKEVNPSWDVAVEDENIFKGVELAGKNGIHFRQNSMTGQIIAMRSRREVKLNAELH
- a CDS encoding RNA-binding domain-containing protein, whose translation is MKDNAICQELLDLRENYQFEVKSAQGRDGNGEVPKDVWESYSAMANSEGGLILLGAKELKDGSLEFLGIKEIGKIQKEFWTTINNTQKVNLNILSSTDVEVLVCENKNLLLIKIPQASRKQKPIFLGTNPLTGTYLRYHDSDIKAKDEIVRHMLADAVNDSNDTAILSGFCLDDIDMDSFRAYRNLYKSAKGNHPWVALEDKEFLIQIGGYAKDRKTKEEGLTLAGLLMFGKLRSILDAVPNYIVDYQEQTDNPEDRWIDRITTDGNWSGNLFDFAQKVYRKLIADLKIPFKLKDAFQRVDETHIHEAIREALVNTLIHANYNGRLGILIIKHPKGFSFRNPGLLRISKDDLFKGGKSDCRNRVLQKMFQYIGMGEQAGSGYPKILRAWMEQHWQYPDVQEDMLYETTTLFMPTISLFPEDIQMQLSQKYQDSYNTLDKDARLALILAYVEKNVTNARLSSVVALHPADATKILRKLVENGLLISDGIGRGTTYSLNDEFNLQQKNEMLQQIENSLQHLDESLQHLEIVKKVRNSKKAPKDSVVKAILEVCTNRYLTATEVATLLNRDVSSLRNHYLSQMVKDGLLELKFKERNHKNQAYITKERKS
- the recD2 gene encoding SF1B family DNA helicase RecD2, whose product is MKLSGKIDQILFQKEGFLIAKLEGGAKISGSCLISDIDALEGQEVELEGEWGEHPRFGPQFVFDELQIKGSELYFYLTKVVKGVGQKLVKRLISHYGEEELLRILDEEPQKLLEFKGIKEKKLSQITQSWQRYKEMRELAMFLAPYKIGQSIIVEIYQTFIGKDNLIEAIKENPYIITQVKGVGFKRADEMAQSMGIDPKSPFRIEAAINYLLREISEQQGSSATDKKEFIEKLEDELGLDGETLLIEDVINKLIEREVLYVIDGYLAHTFYYKAERGIFEFFKEKLKKRDGKLKQDIDKFIQEQEENIGFTLGEEQREAVKLLNSGVKVMALVGYAGTGKSTSAKMMLKLLEESFGYDAIIATALSGIASQRIHDTTGYKSMTIQSLLVAHKEQDEFPYDVVLLDEASMVNSQIFYQLISKLKDDAIFLIIGDDGQLPPIGAGNVLSDIIKYELIPVIKLTKIYRQSEEQAITLIADSIRRAELPEYQKEYLDFKFIDKSIANYYAIRNGMSEDERRELRESINQQILEAIKSESVSYILEAREKLKSKDIKGYLTHLQVITPMRGGLLGVENMNQQLQKLFNPNAKYAIKRGLYSYGLYDKVVHIKNENMPSYTPEGFKNGDDATESRIFNGMIGLIFKIDKEEEECFVYYPNEQIVVRYGFDLISDYLQLAYALTIHKTQGMEYDTVIIPISFSHYIMHNTKLLYTAVTRAKKMCIIIGEEAAFKGACRRIDTTDRTTVLGLLANSI
- a CDS encoding ATP-binding protein; translated protein: MIDTLYKYQDRLLKNFNITYKRYIFKEIDQFSDNNDKMVAIFGARGVGKTTTLFQYLLELQKKNKKALYISLDYPFLSGVDLIDLVEEFVEYGGEYLLLDEVHRYNNFSSYLKTIYDLFNIKVLYTSSSATSLLNAKSDLSRRVTLYNLAGFSFREFLELKLNLKLETAKLNEILTNHLELSKEILTIAPDVIKEFKEYLEIGYYPFYFDKQSSYYQNLLNTINLTIDIDLTSLGLIEQKYTFKLKKLLEVICESKPFEVNYSKIATMAEISRVKLYDYISYLNDGQMLLLIDEFSKGVKKINKPAKIYLNNTNLLFAYCENAEIGTIRETFFANQVSQNHKLNIQKQGDFIIDGKYIVEIGGKNKSFKQIKDIKNSFVVADDIKIGSDNKIPLWLFGFLY